The genomic interval TGTCGAGATTTTGAGTCCGAATGGCGGACGCCCGGTGTCAGGGGCTGGGACGCGGGAGTAGGGTGCCGTCATGTCTCGCAGCCTCAATCTCGCAGTGGTCCCTGGTGACGGCATCGGCCAGGAGGTCGTGGCCCAAGGGCTCAAGGTCCTCAACGCCGTCCTCCCGCAGGATGTGAAGCTGCAGACCAAGGAGTACGACCTCGGCGCTCAGCGCTGGCACCGCACCGGAGAGACCCTCCCGGACGCGGAGCTCGACTCCCTCAAGCAGCACGACGCCATCCTGCTCGGCGCGATCGGCGACCCGTCCGTGCCGTCCGGTGTCCTGGAGCGCGGGCTGCTGCTCAAACTGCGGTTCGCCTTCGACCACTTCATCAACCTGCGCCCGTCGAAGCTGTTCCCCAACACCGCCACGCCGCTGGCCGGCCGCCCGAACATCGACTTCATCGTCGTCCGCGAGGGCACCGAAGGCCCGTACACCGGTAACGGCGGCTCCATCCGTACCGGCACGGAGCACGAGGTCGCGACCGAGGTCAGCCTCAACACGGCGTACGGCGTCGAGCGCGTCGTCCGTGACGCGTACGAGCGGGCCAACGCCCGTCCGCGCAAGAAGCTGACGCTGGTCCACAAGAACAACGTCCTCGTCTATGCCGGCCACATGTGGAAGAACATCTTCGACAAGGTCGGCAAGGAATACCCCGAGGTCACTACCGACTACCTGCACGTCGACGCCGCGACGATCTTCTTCGTCACCCAGCCGGAGCGCTTCGACGTCATCGTCACCGACAACCTCTTCGGCGACATCCTCACCGACCTCGCCGCTGCCGTGACCGGCGGCATCGGCCTGGCGGCCTCCGGCAACATCAACCCGACGGGTGCCTTCCCGTCCATGTTCGAGCCCGTCCACGGCTCCGCGCCCGACATCGCGGGCCAGGGCAAGGCCGACCCGACGGCCACGATCCTCTCCGTCGCCCTGCTGCTGCGCCACCTCGGCTTCGAGGCCGAGGCCGGCCGTATCGAGGCGGCAGTCTCCGCCGACCTGGCGGAGCGCGACGGCAGCACGATCCGTACGACGGACGAAATCGGCGACGCGCTCGCGGTACGAGTAGCGGGCTGACCCGACGGACTCCTCCCACAGCCGCCGGGTCACAGACACCCGGCGGCTGTGCTTTGCCGCGGCCGGGTGCGACCATCAATCCTGGGCCGCATTTCACGCCGTTTCATGCACCGACTCCCACGGGCGATAATCGAACGTGGGGCCGTGGCATGAAGGGAAGCTCGGACGTCCTACTAGAGGCGTGAGCGCGGTCCACCACACACAACCGGTGAAGGACACGCACTCATGACGACGCCCACGATCGAGCTCAAGCCCTCCTCGCACCCCCTGTCCGACGCAGAGCGCGAGGCGATCCTGGCCCACCCCGGATTCGGCCGCCACTTCACCGACCACATGGTGACCATCCGCTGGACGGAAGGCCGTGGCTGGCACGACGCCCAGCTCGTGCCGTACGCGCCGCTGTCGATCGACCCGGCCAACATGACCCTGCACTACGCGCAGGAGATCTTCGAGGGCCTCAAGGCCTACCGGCACCCCGACGGCACGGTCGCCACGTTCCGCCCCGACATGAACGCCAAGCGCTTCCAGGTGTCCGCGCGCCGGCTGGCCATGCCGGAGCTGCCGGTCGAGACGTTCGTCGCGGCCTGTGACGCGCTGGTCCAGCAGGACAAGGCATGGGTTCCCGCGCACGGCGGCGAATCCTCCCTCTACCTGCGGCCCTTCATGATCGCGAACGAGGTCGGTCTCGGGGTGAAGCCCGCCAACGAGTACCTCTTCATCGTCATCGCCTCGCCCGCCGGCGCGTACTTCCCCGGTGGCGTCAAGCCCGTCTCCATCTGGCTGTCCGAGGACTACGTCCGCGCCGTCCCCGGCGGCATCGGCTTCGCCAAGACCGGTGGCAACTACGCGGCGTCGCTGCTCGCCCAGGCCGAGGCGGCCGCGAAGGGGTGCGACCAGGTGGCGTACCTCGACGCGGTCGAGCACAAGTGGGTCGAGGAGCTCGGCGGCATGAACCTGTACTTCGTGTACGGGGATAAAATCGTCACCCCGGAGCTGACCGGCTCGCTGCTCGCCGGCATCACCCGCGACTCGCTGCTCAAGCTGGCCGGTGACCTCGGGTACACCGCGGAGGAGGGCCGCGTCTCGATCGACCAGTGGAAGCGGGACACGGAAAACGGCACGCTGACCGAGGTCTTCGCCTGCGGCACCGCAGCGGTCATCACCCCCGTCGGCACCGTCAAGTCGACGGGCGGGGAGTGGACGCAGTCCGGCGGTCAGCCGGGTGAGGTCACGCTGAAGCTGCGCAAGGCGCTGCTCGACATCCAGACTGGCAAGGCGGACGACGTCCACGGGTGGATGCACGAACTGGGCTGACGCGCGGATGGTTGTGCGCGGAGCTTTTCTTTCCCCTACCCGGCCCTTCCCGAACTGGGGCTCCGCCCCAGACCCCGGTCCTCAAACGCCGGACGGGCTGAAGATCAGCCCGTCCGGCGTTTGAGGACACGCCCGGAGGGCGTCCGGGGGTCTGGGGGCTTGCCCCCAGTTTCGGGAAGGGGCGGGGTGGGGAAAGAAAAGCTCCGCCGGGCACCGCTAGCCCCGGCCGCTACCAGCCACCGCGGCTGCGACCCCTCGCGCCCACGCCAGCAGCTGCTCGTCCGCGCCGTGCGCGCCGACCAGCTGAAGGCCCAGCGGCAGGCTCCCGCTCCACCCCGCCGGCACCGCCAGCGACGGCAGCCCCGCGTTGCTCCACGGCAGGCACATGATCGAGCTGCCGGTGGTTTCGAGGCCGCGCGGGGCCGGGCCCGTCGCGGCCGGGGTGATCCACAGGTCGATGCCGTGGGCGGTCATTGAGGCCGCGATCCGGTCCCGGAACTCCTCCCGCTCCCGCTGCGCCCGCGCATACGCCT from Streptomyces spiramyceticus carries:
- a CDS encoding 3-isopropylmalate dehydrogenase encodes the protein MSRSLNLAVVPGDGIGQEVVAQGLKVLNAVLPQDVKLQTKEYDLGAQRWHRTGETLPDAELDSLKQHDAILLGAIGDPSVPSGVLERGLLLKLRFAFDHFINLRPSKLFPNTATPLAGRPNIDFIVVREGTEGPYTGNGGSIRTGTEHEVATEVSLNTAYGVERVVRDAYERANARPRKKLTLVHKNNVLVYAGHMWKNIFDKVGKEYPEVTTDYLHVDAATIFFVTQPERFDVIVTDNLFGDILTDLAAAVTGGIGLAASGNINPTGAFPSMFEPVHGSAPDIAGQGKADPTATILSVALLLRHLGFEAEAGRIEAAVSADLAERDGSTIRTTDEIGDALAVRVAG
- a CDS encoding branched-chain amino acid aminotransferase; the protein is MTTPTIELKPSSHPLSDAEREAILAHPGFGRHFTDHMVTIRWTEGRGWHDAQLVPYAPLSIDPANMTLHYAQEIFEGLKAYRHPDGTVATFRPDMNAKRFQVSARRLAMPELPVETFVAACDALVQQDKAWVPAHGGESSLYLRPFMIANEVGLGVKPANEYLFIVIASPAGAYFPGGVKPVSIWLSEDYVRAVPGGIGFAKTGGNYAASLLAQAEAAAKGCDQVAYLDAVEHKWVEELGGMNLYFVYGDKIVTPELTGSLLAGITRDSLLKLAGDLGYTAEEGRVSIDQWKRDTENGTLTEVFACGTAAVITPVGTVKSTGGEWTQSGGQPGEVTLKLRKALLDIQTGKADDVHGWMHELG